One part of the Neoarius graeffei isolate fNeoGra1 chromosome 2, fNeoGra1.pri, whole genome shotgun sequence genome encodes these proteins:
- the stox2b gene encoding storkhead-box protein 2 isoform X2 — protein sequence MKKTRSTTLRRAWPSSDFSDRASERTRSRSEKDYRLYKHYPKPFITHSVSHSPRIYMPTGDVSPISMSPISQSQFIPLGDILCLAISAMNSARKTVTQETLIEHLASCFPGVPTPSLEVLRHTLNMLVRERKIYPTPEGYFIVTPQTYFITPSLIHTNSKWYHLDERIPGGMQPCASPPSGTVMPSASGCVRERSHHKNHADPYSDGYREDVPNTHNSTLQRRSKEHKEPPHPVSPPPQQSLDKNKSTHSFAFKTECPNSRQRDGSSSGGGSEKQSKKFGLKLFRLSFKKDKSKHLATFSAQFPPEEWPLRDEETPSTVPRDVEMEIIRRINPDLTVENLARHTAVMKRLEEEKAQRSKANSSAQQSTRSKRSRSHRKAQQGKSSRSHSKTRASRGDRSEGSNLDISYDRDYRFYSSSLVRSPRETMMSMERNRGKYMVHSNPNIVESHFTTAPEWDVSGELAKRRTEMPFPEPSRAQSHSKVHRSHSHTQERKSRNERSDKAKERSRSMDNSKGPLGGPFLGTVDDFECNPDDRNRYYTDDGTLRVSAQKGHYSRAMHSAARLNSDICVPDVGRGAPEDAMHCRTLEKSKSKDCLTAFTDLKACSLKTPVDDYFQHTAANEASYSAPSSLVKSNHDFTDGVWKGIPSEHTAPILTSPRPVEYNDDSTRGQNSIALSVSNQMPEPLPNGRLMHQHNPDSGDLDKIAEVYSQETLFKPVDYVESSFSRPGTMHKSSHTKSMEVLESEEHFKDPLPLSVPSSSGQEQASCMETTFDYYNVSDDDSEDTSHKKEVEEKVLEGGGTMKWLLEREKERDLQRKFEKNLTFLSPKEGESSNSQKSAHSTRLDSMDSSSVTVDSGFNSPRTRESLASNTSSNVDNNRRQNMALSPRHMGTKRPPPPYHVPAFRPVPEPPTTRPEKQASITSV from the exons GTGATGTGTCTCCGATCAGCATGTCTCCTATCAGTCAGTCCCAGTTTATCCCGCTGGGGGACATCCTGTGCCTGGCCATCTCGGCCATGAACTCTGCACGCAAGACCGTCACACAGGAGACCCTCATCGAGCATCTCGCTTCATGCTTCCCAG GAGTCCCAACTCCAAGCCTTGAGGTCCTGCGCCATACCCTCAACATGCTGGTCCGTGAGCGCAAGATTTATCCAACCCCAGAGGGCTATTTCATTGTTACCCCACAAACGTACTtcatcacaccctccctcattcacACCAATAGCAAGTGGTATCATCTGGATGAGAGGATACCAGGTGGTATGCAGCCATGCGCTTCCCCTCCCTCTGGCACCGTGATGCCCTCTGCTTCAGGCTGTGTCAGGGAACGATCACACCATAAAAACCACGCTGACCCCTACAGCGATGGCTACCGAGAGGATGTGCCCAATACACACAACTCCACACTGCAGAGAAGGTCCAAGGAGCATAAGGAACCCCCACACCCAGTGTCTCCTCCTCCTCAACAGTCCTTAGACAAGAACAAAAGTACACACAGCTTTGCTTTCAAGACTGAATGTCCCAACAGCAGGCAGAGGGATGGGAGCAGCAGTGGTGGTGGCAGTGAGAAGCAATCAAAGAAGTTTGGCCTGAAGCTCTTCAGGCTGAGCTTCAAGAAGGACAAGTCGAAGCATCTTGCTACATTCTCTGCCCAGTTTCCTCCTGAGGAGTGGCCTCTGAGGGACGAGGAGACACCTAGCACTGTCCCAAGAGATGTCGAGATGGAAATCATCCGACGGATCAACCCAGACCTGACGGTTGAGAATCTGGCCCGGCATACAGCCGTGATGAAGAGGCTAGAGGAGGAGAAGGCTCAAAGAAGCAAAGCTAACTCGTCGGCTCAACAGAGCACTCGCAGCAAACGCAGTCGTAGTCACCGCAAAGCCCAACAGGGCAAATCCTCACGATCCCACAGCAAAACACGTGCCTCAAGAGGGGACCGGTCTGAAGGCTCCAACCTGGATATATCCTACGACAGAGACTACAGGTTCTACAGCTCCTCTCTGGTGCGTTCTCCAAGAGAGACAATGATGTCCATGGAGAGGAACAGGGGAAAATACATGGTGCATAGCAACCCAAACATCGTGGAGTCACACTTCACTACAGCACCAGAGTGGGACGTGTCAGGAGAGCTAGCCAAGAGAAGGACAGAGATGCCTTTTCCAGAACCATCCAGGGCGCAATCACATTCCAAAGTCCATCGCAGCCACAGTCACACCCAGGAAAGGAAATCACGGAATGAAAGGTCAGATAAAGCTAAAGAAAGGTCACGCTCCATGGACAATTCCAAGGGCCCTCTTGGAGGACCATTCTTAGGCACTGTTGATGACTTTGAGTGCAATCCAGATGACCGGAATCGGTATTACACTGATGATGGGACTTTGAGGGTGTCTGCCCAGAAGGGCCATTACTCTCGTGCTATGCACTCTGCTGCTAGGTTGAACTCTGACATTTGTGTGCCTGATGTTGGGAGGGGGGCCCCTGAGGATGCCATGCACTGTAGAACTCTggagaaaagtaaaagcaaagaCTGTTTAACAGCCTTTACTGACCTTAAGGCCTGCTCCCTAAAAACACCCGTGGATGACTATTTCCAGCATACAGCAGCAAATGAGGCATCATactctgctccttcttctctagtAAAATCCAACCATGATTTTACAGATGGTGTCTGGAAAGGGATTCCTTCTGAACATACGGCTCCAATTCTAACCTCACCTCGTCCTGTAGAGTATAACGACGACTCTACAAGGGGACAGAACAGTATAGCATTATCTGTGTCAAACCAGATGCCAGAGCCTTTGCCCAATGGACGCTTGATGCACCAACACAACCCTGACTCAGGTGACTTGGACAAAATAGCAGAGGTTTACAGCCAAGAGACTTTGTTCAAACCTGTGGACTACGTGGAAAGCAGTTTCTCCAGGCCAGGTACGATGCACAAATCCTCACACACAAAGTCCATGGAGGTGCTGGAGAGTGAAGAACACTTCAAGGATCCTCTTCCATTGTCTGTACCATCATCCTCTGGTCAAGAACAAGCCTCATGCATGGAAACCACCTTTGACTACTACAACGTATCAGATGATGACTCTGAGGACACCAGCCATAAGAAAGAAGTGGAGGAGAAAGTTCTGGAAGGTGGTGGAACAATGAAGTGGCTTCTGGAGCGGGAGAAGGAGCGAGACCTCCAGCGCAAGTTTGAAAAGAACCTCACCTTTCTCAGTCCCAAAGAGGGCGAGAGCAGCAACAGCCAGAAGTCAGCCCACTCCACACGTCTGGACAGTATGGACTCCAGCAGTGTGACTGTGGACAGTGGATTTAATTCCCCACG CACTCGCGAGAGccttgcttccaacacatcaagcaACGTGGACAATAACCGGCGGCAGAACATGGCTCTGAGTCCCAGGCACATGGGCACCAAGAGACCCCCGCCTCCATACCATGTACCCGCTTTCCGGCCCGTTCCTGAACCGCCCACCACTCGTCCAGAGAAACAGGCCTCTATTACCAGCGTGTAG